A window from Leptothermofonsia sichuanensis E412 encodes these proteins:
- the ftsH3 gene encoding ATP-dependent zinc metalloprotease FtsH3 — protein sequence MNKRWRNVGLYTLLAIVVVSLATAFFDKQPQRGETLRYSQFIEQVQEGKIEKVQISADRRIARVRTPNSSSYSIVNLPDDRDLINILTQNKVDISVLPQSDDGILLKALSSLLFPVLLLVGLFFLLRRAQNGPGSQAMNFGKSKARVQMEPQTQVTFGDVAGIDQAKLELSEVVDFLKNADRFTAVGAKIPKGVLLVGPPGTGKTLLARAVAGEAGVPFFSISGSEFVEMFVGVGASRVRDLFEQAKANAPCIVFIDEIDAVGRQRGAGLGGGNDEREQTLNQLLTEMDGFEGNTGIIIIAATNRPDVLDAALLRPGRFDRQVVVDRPDYAGRLEILNVHARGKTLAKDVDLEKIARRTPGFTGADLSNLLNEAAILAARRNLTEISMDEVNDAIDRVLAGPEKKDRVMSEKRKELVAYHEAGHALVGALMPDYDPVQKISIIPRGRAGGLTWFTPSEDRMDSGLYSRAYLQNQMAVALGGRIAEEIIFGEEEVTTGASNDLQQVARVARQMVTRFGMSDRLGPVALGRQQGNMFLGRDIAAERDFSEETAAAIDDEVRNLVDQAYRRAKAVLTGNRHVLDKLAQMLIEKETVDSDELQELLASSDVKVAAIA from the coding sequence GTGAATAAGCGGTGGAGAAATGTTGGACTTTATACGTTGCTGGCGATTGTGGTTGTTTCCCTGGCCACAGCGTTCTTTGATAAGCAGCCCCAGCGTGGGGAAACTTTGCGCTATAGCCAGTTTATAGAGCAGGTCCAGGAAGGGAAGATCGAAAAAGTTCAAATTAGTGCTGACCGAAGAATTGCACGAGTTCGGACTCCAAATAGCAGTAGTTACTCGATTGTTAACCTTCCCGATGATCGGGATTTGATTAATATCTTGACGCAAAATAAGGTTGACATCTCAGTTCTACCCCAGTCCGATGATGGCATCCTTCTTAAGGCGCTAAGTAGCCTTCTGTTTCCGGTTTTGCTGCTGGTTGGTTTGTTTTTCCTGCTCAGGCGGGCGCAGAATGGTCCTGGCAGCCAGGCCATGAACTTTGGTAAGTCCAAAGCTCGTGTCCAGATGGAGCCGCAAACCCAGGTTACCTTTGGTGACGTAGCAGGGATTGACCAGGCGAAGCTGGAATTGAGCGAAGTAGTTGACTTTTTGAAGAATGCTGATCGCTTCACGGCGGTGGGTGCCAAGATTCCCAAGGGGGTTCTTTTGGTTGGACCTCCAGGAACAGGGAAAACTCTGTTAGCCCGTGCTGTCGCTGGGGAGGCTGGGGTTCCCTTCTTCTCAATCTCTGGTTCTGAATTTGTGGAGATGTTTGTGGGGGTAGGGGCGTCCCGCGTCCGTGACCTGTTTGAACAGGCAAAAGCGAATGCTCCCTGTATCGTCTTTATCGACGAAATTGATGCAGTAGGTCGTCAGCGGGGTGCTGGACTGGGTGGCGGTAACGATGAGCGGGAGCAAACTCTGAACCAGTTGCTCACTGAGATGGACGGCTTTGAGGGCAATACCGGCATCATTATCATCGCGGCTACCAACCGTCCAGATGTTCTGGATGCAGCCCTGCTTCGTCCTGGTCGGTTTGACCGGCAGGTGGTGGTTGATCGCCCTGACTATGCGGGTCGGTTGGAAATTTTGAACGTCCATGCCCGTGGTAAAACTCTGGCAAAGGATGTGGATCTGGAAAAAATTGCCCGTCGGACACCTGGTTTTACAGGGGCTGACCTGTCTAACCTGCTGAACGAGGCAGCTATTCTGGCAGCCCGGCGCAACCTGACTGAAATTTCAATGGATGAGGTCAATGACGCGATCGACCGCGTCCTGGCAGGTCCAGAAAAGAAAGACCGGGTGATGAGCGAAAAGCGCAAAGAACTGGTGGCTTATCATGAGGCGGGTCATGCCCTGGTGGGCGCTTTAATGCCGGACTATGACCCGGTGCAAAAGATCAGCATCATTCCCCGTGGTCGTGCTGGTGGTCTGACCTGGTTTACCCCTAGTGAAGATCGAATGGATTCTGGGTTGTACTCCCGTGCCTATCTGCAAAATCAGATGGCGGTTGCCCTGGGTGGTCGGATTGCCGAAGAAATCATCTTCGGTGAAGAGGAGGTGACGACAGGTGCCTCCAATGATCTGCAACAGGTTGCCCGCGTTGCCCGGCAGATGGTGACCCGGTTTGGCATGAGCGATCGCCTGGGTCCCGTTGCTCTGGGTCGTCAGCAGGGCAATATGTTCCTGGGACGGGACATCGCGGCTGAACGAGATTTTTCGGAGGAAACCGCAGCGGCGATCGACGACGAAGTGCGGAATCTGGTTGATCAGGCCTATCGGCGGGCAAAAGCTGTCCTGACTGGCAACCGCCACGTTCTGGACAAGCTGGCACAGATGCTGATTGAGAAGGAAACCGTGGATTCCGATGAATTGCAGGAACTGCTGGCGAGTAGTGATGTAAAAGTAGCCGCCATCGCCTAG
- the hpsJ-C gene encoding HpsJ-like protein, cyanoexosortase C-associated: MASISTPTPSPAGAYSAKAICKIVGFVCLAGFLIDMAVRLLPPNLGNVEWRIGIMQQIADRSIVLLIGAAATLFGLESRRLLKQLSTLSLLIGVVFLLSSLVVVRDSLTFQQQAITTISNRASQAQTQIQKAQNNPELKVNITPERVEQASRAITTQANELKQTAKTTVLKTSVSSIGNLVVVGLGLISLGRFGMRLRKSK; this comes from the coding sequence ATGGCATCTATTTCTACTCCTACCCCCAGTCCTGCGGGTGCTTACAGCGCTAAAGCGATTTGCAAAATTGTCGGATTTGTTTGTCTGGCAGGTTTTTTGATTGATATGGCAGTCCGGCTGCTGCCGCCAAATCTGGGCAATGTGGAATGGCGAATTGGAATCATGCAGCAGATCGCTGATCGCAGCATTGTGTTGCTGATTGGAGCAGCCGCTACCCTCTTTGGTTTGGAAAGCCGTCGCCTGTTAAAGCAGCTTTCTACGCTCAGCCTGCTAATCGGTGTGGTTTTTCTACTATCCAGTCTGGTGGTTGTGCGAGATAGCCTGACCTTTCAACAGCAAGCAATCACTACCATTAGCAACCGGGCATCTCAAGCGCAAACCCAGATTCAGAAGGCCCAGAACAACCCGGAACTTAAAGTGAATATTACACCGGAACGAGTTGAGCAGGCTTCCAGAGCCATTACTACCCAGGCCAATGAACTCAAGCAAACTGCCAAAACGACGGTCTTAAAGACCAGCGTTTCCAGCATTGGCAACCTGGTGGTTGTGGGTCTGGGTTTAATCAGTCTGGGTCGGTTTGGAATGCGTTTGCGCAAGAGTAAGTAG